The Sphingomonas naphthae nucleotide sequence GCGTCGATCTCGATCGCGAGGCGGCCGATCTGCTTCGCTTCCAGCAGGCCTATGGCGCCTCGACCAAGATCATCCAGGTCGCGCGCGAAACCCTGCAATCCATCCTCGATCTCATCTGAGGGCCAGACCCATGATTACCGGCACCCGCTACCGCATGTCCGCCGAGGTCAACCGCCAGGCCAATCTCGCCTCGCAGCTGGCCCGCGCCCAATCGGACATCTCGACCACCGTGCGGCTCCAGTCCGCGTCGGACGACGCGCTGTCGTCGGCGCGCGTGTCGGAAATCGCGCGGATGCAGGCGGGCGGGGCGGTCCACAAGACAAACCTGGAAAGCGCCGCGTCGCAGGCGTCGCAGGTGGATGGCACGCTCAAGACCGTCGCCAGCGCGATCGATCGCGCGCGCGAACTGATGCTCCAGGGCACGTCGGGCACGGTCAATGCCGACGATCGCAAGGCGCTCGTCACCGAATTGCGCGGCATCGTCGCCGATCTCAACGCCTATCGCACGCAGGTGGATTCGCGCGGCCAGGCCCTGTTCCCCGAGACCGAGGCGCTTCAGATCCCGATCGCGACCGACGTGCGCGTGGCGGCGACCAGCAGCCGCGCCAAGGTGTTCGAGAGCGTCGATACCGACAATGGCACGCTCG carries:
- a CDS encoding flagellin, with translation MITGTRYRMSAEVNRQANLASQLARAQSDISTTVRLQSASDDALSSARVSEIARMQAGGAVHKTNLESAASQASQVDGTLKTVASAIDRARELMLQGTSGTVNADDRKALVTELRGIVADLNAYRTQVDSRGQALFPETEALQIPIATDVRVAATSSRAKVFESVDTDNGTLDLATIIGNAADALAMDVDADRETAGQSALADINAAVSHVAVVRADQGVRGARIDAVREQLTSLATAQTEERSSLEDTDIGATVARVSALQLSLEAAQAVFAKVNKSTLFDILG